From a single Lolium rigidum isolate FL_2022 chromosome 7, APGP_CSIRO_Lrig_0.1, whole genome shotgun sequence genomic region:
- the LOC124669919 gene encoding origin of replication complex subunit 6 translates to MDMSAIAARLGLSGSRPVVRKAAELRRLCDINFDSSVLGIGEVCKAIICLEIAATKFQVIFDRAEAVRMSGMSEKAYIRSFNALQNGLGVKTTLDVRELGIQFGCVRLIPFVQKGLALYKERFLAALPPSRRSSTDFGRPVFTAAAFYLCAKRHKLKVDKLKLIDLCGTSSSEFTTVSTSMADLCFDVFGIAKEKKDPTTIKGNRELLDVLPSKRKHEDDSDNSDESSGDDQDELDLPTHKRHKKMEKQAYNQWKSTVLSTNKETKPDPAKPRKQAQLNFKKKLSDAALEVPPAAN, encoded by the exons ATGGACATGTCGGCGATCGCCGCCCGCCTCGGCCTATCCGGCTCCCGCCCCGTCGTCCGCAAGgccgccgagctccgccgcctcTGCGACATCAACTTCGACTCCTCCGTCCTGGGCATC ggggaggtgtgcaaggccatcaTCTGCCTCGAGATCGCCGCGACCAA GTTTCAGGTGATATTTGACCGCGCAGAGGCCGTGCGGATGAGTGGGATGTCAGAAAAGGCCTACATCAGATCGTTCAACGCGCTGCAGAATGGGCTCGGCGTCAA GACGACCTTGGATGTGCGTGAGTTGGGCATCCAGTTCGGCTGTGTCAGGCTCATACCTTTTGTGCAGAAGGGATTGGCACT CTACAAGGAGCGTTTCTTGGCTGCATTGCCTCCTTCTCGCCGCTCAAGCACCGACTTTGGTCGGCCAGTGTTCACTGCAGCAGCATTCTATTTATGTGCCAAGAGGCATAAG CTCAAAGTTGACAAACTAAAGCTAATCGACCTGTGTGGTACTTCTAGCTCTGAATTTACAACG GTTTCAACATCCATGGCAGATCTTTGCTTTGATGTTTTTGGAATAGCCAAGGAGAAGAAGGATCCAACTACCATTAAAGGGAACAGAG AGCTGCTGGATGTTTTGCCTAGCAAAAGGAAACATGAGGATGACAGTGATAACTCTGATGAATCATCGGGCGATGACCAAGATGAGCTAGAT CTACCAACTCACAAAAGGCACAAGAAGATGGAAAAGCAAGCATACAATCAGTGGAAGTCTACAGTTCTATCCACCAACAAGGAAACCAAACCAG ACCCTGCCAAGCCCAGGAAGCAGGCTCAGCTTAACTTCAAGAAGAAACTGTCAGACGCCGCCTTGGAAGTACCCCCAGCAGCAAACTAA
- the LOC124670034 gene encoding origin of replication complex subunit 6-like — protein sequence MDMSAIAARLGLSGSRPVVRKAAELRRLCDINFDSSVLGIGEVCKAIICLEIAATKFQVIFDRAEAVRMSGMSEKAYIRSFNALQNGLGVKTTLDVRELGIQFGCVRLIPFVQKGLALYKERFLAALPPSRRSSTDFGRPVFTAAAFYLCAKRHKLKVDKLKLIDLCGTSSSEFTTVSTSMGDLCFDVFGIAKEKKDPTTIKGNRELLDVLPSKRKHEDDSDNSDESSGDDQDELDLPTHKRHKKMEKQAYNQWKSTVLSTNKETKPDPTKPRKQAQLNFKKKLSDAALEVPPAAN from the exons ATGGACATGTCGGCGATCGCCGCCCGCCTCGGCCTATCCGGCTCCCGCCCCGTCGTCCGCAAGGCCGCCGAGCTGCGCCGCCTCTGCGACATCAACTTCGACTCCTCCGTCCTGGGCATC ggggaggtgtgcaaggccatcaTCTGCCTCGAGATCGCCGCGACCAA GTTCCAGGTGATATTTGACCGCGCAGAGGCGGTGCGGATGAGCGGGATGTCGGAAAAGGCCTACATCAGATCGTTCAACGCGCTGCAGAATGGGCTCGGCGTCAA GACGACCTTGGATGTGCGTGAGCTGGGCATCCAGTTCGGCTGTGTCAGGCTCATACCTTTTGTGCAGAAGGGATTGGCACT CTACAAGGAGCGTTTCTTGGCTGCATTGCCTCCTTCTCGCCGCTCAAGCACCGACTTTGGTCGGCCAGTGTTCACCGCAGCAGCATTCTATTTATGTGCCAAGAGGCATAAG CTCAAAGTTGACAAACTAAAGCTAATCGACCTGTGTGGTACTTCTAGCTCTGAATTTACAACG GTTTCAACATCCATGGGAGATCTTTGCTTTGATGTTTTTGGAATAGCCAAGGAGAAGAAGGATCCAACTACCATTAAAGGGAACAGAG AGCTGCTGGATGTTTTGCCTAGCAAAAGGAAACATGAGGATGACAGTGATAACTCTGATGAATCATCGGGCGATGACCAAGATGAGCTAGAT CTACCAACTCACAAAAGGCACAAGAAGATGGAAAAGCAAGCATACAATCAGTGGAAGTCTACAGTTCTATCCACCAACAAGGAAACCAAACCAG ACCCTACGAAGCCCAGGAAGCAGGCTCAGCTTAACTTCAAGAAGAAACTGTCAGACGCTGCCTTGGAAGTACCCCCAGCAGCCAACTAA